The proteins below are encoded in one region of Labeo rohita strain BAU-BD-2019 unplaced genomic scaffold, IGBB_LRoh.1.0 scaffold_1786, whole genome shotgun sequence:
- the LOC127158925 gene encoding uncharacterized protein LOC127158925 isoform X2: MNSKRSRHTEFRITTMNAVNAVLLFILVWTFSAVCKADGDVIVSCDEVTGFVGKEVTFNCSISLQGTSCCVLMYMFQYPNDSVICKEKAPVNPCKQRNSFTCSYTPTTAMTEQFRIFVQTPCGTEISKFTVDITGPIKPEINNEAPGEKVNISKIISRTSPPDTEVDLGSKVSVIAAVVGCFILIIIVIIIRNKKPNFNNSYGFQNSIILDIRHDEDNNDHPEDVINDSV; this comes from the exons ATGAACTCAAAACGGTCAAGACATACAGAGTTCAG AATCACAACCATGAATGCTGTAAATGCTGTACTACTGTTCATTTTGGTTTGGACTTTTTCTGCTGTCTGTAAAGCTGATGGTG ATGTCATTGTAAGCTGTGATGAAGTGACTGGATTTGTTGGGAAAGAAGTCACTTTCAACTGCAGCATCTCACTGCAAGGCACAAGTTGCTGCGTTTTAATGTATATGTTTCAATACCCTAATGACTCAGTAATCTGTAAAGAAAAGGCTCCTGTGAATCCATGTAAACAGAGGAACAGCTTCACATGCAGCTACACTCCAACTACAGCAATGACAGAACAATTCAGAATCTTTGTGCAAACACCATGTGGAACAGAAATTTCAAAATTCACTGTGGACATAACAG GGCCCATTAAACCTGAAATTAACAATGAAGCTCCTGGCGAGAAAg TGAACATCAGCAAGATCATATCAAGAACATCTCCACCAGACACAGAAGTGGATCTTGGATCTAAGGTTTCTGTCATCGCTGCAGTCGTGGGCTGTTTCATCctcatcatcatcgtcatcatcattCGCAACAAGAAACCAAACTTCAACAATTCTTATGGATTCCAGAACAGCATAATTCTGGACATTAGACATGATGAAGACAACAATGATCATCCAGAAGATGTGATTAATGACTCAGTATGA
- the LOC127158925 gene encoding uncharacterized protein LOC127158925 isoform X3, with protein sequence MNSKRSRHTEFSCRITTMNAVNAVLLFILVWTFSAVCKADGDVIVSCDEVTGFVGKEVTFNCSISLQGTSCCVLMYMFQYPNDSVICKEKAPVNPCKQRNSFTCSYTPTTAMTEQFRIFVQTPCGTEISKFTVDITVNISKIISRTSPPDTEVDLGSKVSVIAAVVGCFILIIIVIIIRNKKPNFNNSYGFQNSIILDIRHDEDNNDHPEDVINDSV encoded by the exons ATGAACTCAAAACGGTCAAGACATACAGAGTTCAG ttgcAGAATCACAACCATGAATGCTGTAAATGCTGTACTACTGTTCATTTTGGTTTGGACTTTTTCTGCTGTCTGTAAAGCTGATGGTG ATGTCATTGTAAGCTGTGATGAAGTGACTGGATTTGTTGGGAAAGAAGTCACTTTCAACTGCAGCATCTCACTGCAAGGCACAAGTTGCTGCGTTTTAATGTATATGTTTCAATACCCTAATGACTCAGTAATCTGTAAAGAAAAGGCTCCTGTGAATCCATGTAAACAGAGGAACAGCTTCACATGCAGCTACACTCCAACTACAGCAATGACAGAACAATTCAGAATCTTTGTGCAAACACCATGTGGAACAGAAATTTCAAAATTCACTGTGGACATAACAG TGAACATCAGCAAGATCATATCAAGAACATCTCCACCAGACACAGAAGTGGATCTTGGATCTAAGGTTTCTGTCATCGCTGCAGTCGTGGGCTGTTTCATCctcatcatcatcgtcatcatcattCGCAACAAGAAACCAAACTTCAACAATTCTTATGGATTCCAGAACAGCATAATTCTGGACATTAGACATGATGAAGACAACAATGATCATCCAGAAGATGTGATTAATGACTCAGTATGA
- the LOC127158925 gene encoding uncharacterized protein LOC127158925 isoform X1 produces the protein MNSKRSRHTEFSCRITTMNAVNAVLLFILVWTFSAVCKADGDVIVSCDEVTGFVGKEVTFNCSISLQGTSCCVLMYMFQYPNDSVICKEKAPVNPCKQRNSFTCSYTPTTAMTEQFRIFVQTPCGTEISKFTVDITGPIKPEINNEAPGEKVNISKIISRTSPPDTEVDLGSKVSVIAAVVGCFILIIIVIIIRNKKPNFNNSYGFQNSIILDIRHDEDNNDHPEDVINDSV, from the exons ATGAACTCAAAACGGTCAAGACATACAGAGTTCAG ttgcAGAATCACAACCATGAATGCTGTAAATGCTGTACTACTGTTCATTTTGGTTTGGACTTTTTCTGCTGTCTGTAAAGCTGATGGTG ATGTCATTGTAAGCTGTGATGAAGTGACTGGATTTGTTGGGAAAGAAGTCACTTTCAACTGCAGCATCTCACTGCAAGGCACAAGTTGCTGCGTTTTAATGTATATGTTTCAATACCCTAATGACTCAGTAATCTGTAAAGAAAAGGCTCCTGTGAATCCATGTAAACAGAGGAACAGCTTCACATGCAGCTACACTCCAACTACAGCAATGACAGAACAATTCAGAATCTTTGTGCAAACACCATGTGGAACAGAAATTTCAAAATTCACTGTGGACATAACAG GGCCCATTAAACCTGAAATTAACAATGAAGCTCCTGGCGAGAAAg TGAACATCAGCAAGATCATATCAAGAACATCTCCACCAGACACAGAAGTGGATCTTGGATCTAAGGTTTCTGTCATCGCTGCAGTCGTGGGCTGTTTCATCctcatcatcatcgtcatcatcattCGCAACAAGAAACCAAACTTCAACAATTCTTATGGATTCCAGAACAGCATAATTCTGGACATTAGACATGATGAAGACAACAATGATCATCCAGAAGATGTGATTAATGACTCAGTATGA
- the LOC127158925 gene encoding uncharacterized protein LOC127158925 isoform X4, whose amino-acid sequence MNAVNAVLLFILVWTFSAVCKADGDVIVSCDEVTGFVGKEVTFNCSISLQGTSCCVLMYMFQYPNDSVICKEKAPVNPCKQRNSFTCSYTPTTAMTEQFRIFVQTPCGTEISKFTVDITGPIKPEINNEAPGEKVNISKIISRTSPPDTEVDLGSKVSVIAAVVGCFILIIIVIIIRNKKPNFNNSYGFQNSIILDIRHDEDNNDHPEDVINDSV is encoded by the exons ATGAATGCTGTAAATGCTGTACTACTGTTCATTTTGGTTTGGACTTTTTCTGCTGTCTGTAAAGCTGATGGTG ATGTCATTGTAAGCTGTGATGAAGTGACTGGATTTGTTGGGAAAGAAGTCACTTTCAACTGCAGCATCTCACTGCAAGGCACAAGTTGCTGCGTTTTAATGTATATGTTTCAATACCCTAATGACTCAGTAATCTGTAAAGAAAAGGCTCCTGTGAATCCATGTAAACAGAGGAACAGCTTCACATGCAGCTACACTCCAACTACAGCAATGACAGAACAATTCAGAATCTTTGTGCAAACACCATGTGGAACAGAAATTTCAAAATTCACTGTGGACATAACAG GGCCCATTAAACCTGAAATTAACAATGAAGCTCCTGGCGAGAAAg TGAACATCAGCAAGATCATATCAAGAACATCTCCACCAGACACAGAAGTGGATCTTGGATCTAAGGTTTCTGTCATCGCTGCAGTCGTGGGCTGTTTCATCctcatcatcatcgtcatcatcattCGCAACAAGAAACCAAACTTCAACAATTCTTATGGATTCCAGAACAGCATAATTCTGGACATTAGACATGATGAAGACAACAATGATCATCCAGAAGATGTGATTAATGACTCAGTATGA